The proteins below are encoded in one region of Metabacillus dongyingensis:
- a CDS encoding KGG domain-containing protein has product MANQNNGKMSREEAGRMGGQATADSHDKEFYQEIGKKGGEANAAQQNQSNSNNSSSNNNDKMSREEAGRKGGQASSSNQNQSNSNNSSNNNDKMSREEAGRKGGQASSSNQNQSNSNSSSSGDNGKMSREEAGRKGGQATADSHDKEFYQEIGQKGGEKSRR; this is encoded by the coding sequence ATGGCTAATCAAAACAATGGCAAAATGAGCCGCGAAGAAGCAGGACGGATGGGCGGACAGGCTACAGCTGATTCTCATGATAAGGAATTTTACCAGGAAATCGGAAAAAAAGGCGGCGAAGCAAATGCCGCTCAGCAAAATCAATCGAATTCTAACAACAGCAGTTCAAACAATAATGATAAAATGAGCCGCGAGGAAGCAGGACGCAAAGGCGGACAAGCAAGCTCCTCTAACCAAAACCAATCGAATTCTAACAACAGCTCAAACAATAATGATAAAATGAGCCGCGAAGAAGCAGGACGCAAAGGCGGACAAGCTAGCTCCTCTAACCAAAATCAATCGAATTCTAACAGCAGCAGCTCTGGCGATAACGGTAAAATGAGCCGCGAAGAAGCGGGACGCAAAGGCGGACAAGCTACAGCTGATTCTCATGATAAAGAGTTTTACCAGGAGATTGGGCAAAAAGGCGGCGAAAAAAGCAGACGATAA
- a CDS encoding helix-turn-helix domain-containing protein produces the protein MSHFGEHLKHYRELKNMSQEELAFKARLGRQTIEKYESGVKVPDTQTILKLSTVLDVPASELVDKEHFQKKNKIN, from the coding sequence ATGTCTCATTTTGGTGAACATTTAAAACATTACCGAGAGCTGAAAAACATGAGTCAGGAAGAACTTGCTTTTAAAGCGCGACTTGGACGGCAAACCATCGAAAAGTATGAATCCGGTGTAAAAGTTCCCGATACCCAAACCATCTTAAAACTCTCCACTGTCCTTGATGTTCCAGCATCAGAGCTAGTTGATAAAGAGCATTTTCAAAAGAAAAACAAAATAAATTAA